A window of the Buchnera aphidicola (Aphis glycines) genome harbors these coding sequences:
- a CDS encoding acetolactate synthase 3 large subunit: protein MEILSGAEMVIRSLINQGIQHIFGYPGGAVLDIYDALKTIGGIEHILVRHEQAATHMADGYARSTGKIGVVLVTSGPGATNAITGIATAYMDSIPMVVISGQVASSLIGYDAFQECDMIGISRPIVKHSFLVKKTEDIPNIFKKAFWIASTGRPGPVVIDLPKDVLRNKSKSEFIWPKNVYIRSYQPTTKGHQKQIKKALSILLKAKKPVIYAGGGVISSNSSNELIQFAEKTHCPVTTSLMGLGGFPGSHPQSISMLGMHGTYEANMAMHHSDVIFAIGVRFDDRTTNNLKKYCPNATILHIDIDPTSISKTVLADIPIVGDAKYVLKELIKLLEKEKKIHSLEKWWNTIEEWKQTKSLEYNINHTHIKPQHVIETIFKLTKGKCFITSDVGQHQMFTALYYRFNKPRRWINSGGLGTMGFGLPAALGVKLAIPKATVICVTGDGSIQMNIQELSTAKQYDLSILILNLNNSALGMVKQWQDMIYSGRHSHSYMDSLPDFVKLVESYGHIGLRIEKLENLEKQLILALKKLSEGNLVFLDIQIDTTEHVYPMQVQGGGMNEMWLRKKEVF from the coding sequence ATGGAAATATTATCAGGAGCCGAAATGGTTATTAGATCATTAATTAATCAGGGAATACAACATATATTTGGTTATCCTGGTGGTGCAGTACTAGATATTTATGATGCTCTAAAAACTATTGGTGGAATTGAACATATCTTAGTAAGGCATGAACAAGCAGCAACTCATATGGCTGATGGATATGCTAGATCTACTGGAAAAATAGGTGTAGTTTTGGTCACTTCTGGGCCAGGTGCTACTAATGCGATTACTGGAATTGCTACAGCTTATATGGATTCAATTCCAATGGTCGTTATTTCAGGTCAGGTAGCATCATCTTTGATTGGATATGATGCATTTCAAGAATGCGATATGATTGGAATTTCTCGACCGATAGTAAAACATAGTTTTTTAGTTAAAAAAACTGAAGACATACCTAATATTTTTAAAAAAGCTTTTTGGATAGCATCTACAGGACGTCCTGGTCCGGTAGTTATTGATTTACCTAAAGATGTTTTAAGAAACAAAAGTAAGTCAGAATTTATATGGCCTAAAAACGTGTATATACGGTCGTATCAACCAACTACTAAGGGCCATCAAAAACAAATAAAAAAAGCATTAAGCATACTATTAAAAGCAAAAAAGCCTGTGATTTATGCAGGTGGTGGAGTTATTAGTTCTAATAGTAGTAATGAGTTGATACAATTTGCAGAAAAAACTCACTGTCCTGTTACCACGTCTTTAATGGGATTAGGAGGTTTCCCAGGTAGTCACCCTCAAAGTATTTCTATGTTAGGTATGCATGGAACCTACGAAGCAAATATGGCTATGCATCATTCGGATGTTATTTTTGCAATAGGAGTACGATTTGATGATCGAACAACAAACAACCTAAAAAAATACTGTCCAAATGCTACTATTTTACATATTGACATTGATCCGACATCTATTTCTAAAACTGTCCTAGCAGATATACCAATAGTAGGTGATGCAAAATATGTTTTAAAAGAATTAATCAAGTTACTAGAGAAAGAAAAAAAAATTCACTCTTTGGAAAAATGGTGGAATACTATCGAAGAATGGAAACAAACAAAAAGCTTAGAATACAACATAAACCATACGCACATAAAACCTCAACATGTTATTGAAACTATCTTTAAACTGACTAAAGGAAAATGTTTTATTACTTCCGATGTTGGTCAACATCAAATGTTTACAGCGTTGTATTATAGATTTAACAAACCTAGACGTTGGATTAATTCCGGCGGGTTAGGAACTATGGGATTTGGATTACCTGCAGCCTTAGGAGTAAAATTAGCGATACCTAAAGCCACTGTAATTTGTGTTACAGGTGATGGTAGCATTCAAATGAACATTCAAGAATTATCAACTGCAAAACAATACGATTTGTCTATTTTAATATTAAATTTAAATAATTCCGCTTTAGGCATGGTGAAACAGTGGCAAGACATGATCTATTCTGGAAGACACTCTCATTCATATATGGACTCGCTTCCAGATTTTGTAAAATTAGTGGAATCATATGGGCATATTGGATTACGTATAGAGAAATTAGAAAATTTAGAAAAACAATTAATATTGGCATTAAAAAAATTATCTGAAGGAAATTTAGTTTTTTTAGATATCCAAATAGACACTACTGAACACGTTTATCCTATGCAAGTTCAAGGAGGAGGTATGAATGAAATGTGGTTAAGGAAAAAAGAGGTTTTCTAA
- the rpsB gene encoding 30S ribosomal protein S2, which produces MEIVSMKDMLKAGVHFGHQTRYWNPKMKPFIFGSKNKVHIINLEKTLPMLNFALLELKKISFKKGKILFVGTKRAASKKIKETAINCNQFYVNHRWLGGMLTNWKTVRQSIKRLKDLEIESKDGTFLKLTKKEALIRTRELSKLENSLGGIKNMGGLPDCLFVIDAAHEHIAIQEANNLGIPVFSVVDTNSNPDGVDYIIPGNDDAIRSVALYLKAVTMTICKTDAHISLSNEIINASKDNINI; this is translated from the coding sequence ATGGAAATAGTTTCAATGAAAGATATGTTAAAAGCAGGAGTGCATTTTGGGCATCAAACTCGATATTGGAATCCAAAAATGAAACCATTTATTTTTGGTTCTAAAAATAAAGTACATATCATTAATTTAGAAAAGACTCTTCCAATGTTGAATTTTGCTTTGTTAGAGTTAAAAAAAATATCTTTTAAGAAGGGAAAAATATTATTTGTCGGTACAAAAAGAGCTGCTAGTAAAAAAATTAAAGAAACAGCAATAAATTGCAATCAATTTTATGTTAATCATCGTTGGTTAGGAGGAATGCTGACTAATTGGAAAACAGTGCGTCAATCTATCAAACGTTTAAAAGATTTAGAAATAGAATCTAAAGATGGAACTTTTCTAAAACTTACAAAAAAAGAAGCATTAATACGAACACGGGAATTGTCTAAACTAGAAAATAGTTTAGGTGGAATAAAAAATATGGGCGGTCTTCCAGATTGTTTGTTTGTGATTGATGCTGCTCATGAACATATTGCTATTCAAGAAGCAAATAATTTAGGCATTCCAGTTTTTTCTGTCGTTGATACTAACTCTAATCCTGATGGTGTGGATTATATCATACCTGGAAACGATGATGCTATTAGATCTGTAGCACTATATTTAAAAGCTGTTACGATGACTATTTGCAAAACAGATGCTCATATTTCATTATCGAATGAAATAATAAATGCTTCCAAAGATAATATAAATATTTAA
- the degP gene encoding serine endoprotease DegP — protein sequence MKRINIVLYWTVFIFNLLLISGMSWGNKNFTSNNISSTPTIPSLAPMLEKVMPSVISINIEGSTVIHSARLPHQFQPFFDDNSPFCQKNSPFHNSPFCHSNSNSNSTHEKFRALGSGVIIDAEKGYAVTNNHVVENANTIQAQLSDGRRYEAYVIGKDARSDIALIQLKNAKNLSAIKIADSDTLRVGDYTVAIGNPYGLGETVTSGIISALGRSGLNIEHYENFIQTDAAINRGNSGGALVNLNGELIGINTAILAPDGGNIGIGFAIPGNMVKNLTAQMVQFGQVRRGELGIIGMELTSDLAKIMKINTHKGAFVSQVLPDSSALQAGIKAGDIIVSLNKKSISSFAALRAEIGSLPVTTKMMLGIFRDGQIKYIFVELKPSVKHNMNFGDIYSGIEGANLSNYLDKQRGVKVENVKINSPAAKIGFQQDDIIIEVNQNLINNLDDLKRALDSKSSVLVFRVKRGINNIYLVSE from the coding sequence ATGAAAAGAATAAATATAGTATTATATTGGACAGTATTTATTTTCAATCTATTGTTAATCTCAGGAATGTCTTGGGGAAATAAAAATTTTACCTCTAATAATATTTCTTCTACGCCTACTATTCCTAGTTTAGCTCCTATGTTAGAAAAAGTTATGCCTTCAGTAATTAGCATTAATATTGAAGGAAGCACTGTCATTCATAGTGCTCGTTTACCTCACCAATTTCAACCGTTTTTTGATGATAACTCTCCTTTTTGTCAAAAAAATTCACCTTTCCATAATTCTCCTTTTTGTCATTCTAATTCGAATTCCAACAGTACTCACGAAAAATTTCGCGCACTAGGATCAGGTGTTATTATTGACGCTGAGAAAGGATATGCTGTAACTAATAATCACGTTGTAGAAAACGCTAATACAATACAAGCTCAATTAAGTGATGGGCGTCGTTATGAAGCTTATGTCATTGGGAAAGATGCAAGATCTGATATTGCTTTAATACAATTAAAGAATGCGAAAAATTTAAGTGCAATTAAAATTGCCGATTCTGATACCCTTAGAGTCGGTGATTATACTGTAGCTATTGGCAATCCTTATGGCCTTGGTGAGACTGTTACGTCTGGTATTATTTCTGCTTTAGGCAGAAGCGGGTTAAACATTGAGCATTACGAAAATTTTATTCAAACCGATGCAGCTATTAATAGAGGTAATTCAGGTGGAGCTTTGGTTAACTTAAATGGTGAGTTAATAGGAATCAATACTGCAATATTAGCTCCAGATGGAGGTAATATAGGTATTGGTTTTGCAATTCCTGGAAATATGGTTAAAAACCTTACAGCTCAAATGGTTCAATTTGGACAAGTGAGACGCGGTGAGTTAGGTATAATAGGCATGGAATTAACTTCTGATTTGGCAAAAATCATGAAAATTAATACTCATAAAGGTGCTTTTGTTAGTCAAGTACTACCCGATTCTTCTGCATTGCAAGCAGGTATTAAAGCTGGAGATATTATCGTATCTTTAAATAAAAAGTCTATTTCTAGTTTTGCTGCATTGCGCGCTGAAATTGGTTCTTTACCAGTGACTACAAAAATGATGTTAGGAATATTTAGAGATGGTCAAATTAAATATATATTTGTTGAATTAAAACCATCTGTTAAACATAATATGAACTTCGGAGATATTTATTCTGGAATAGAAGGTGCTAACTTATCTAATTATTTAGATAAACAAAGAGGTGTGAAAGTAGAAAACGTTAAAATCAATAGTCCAGCCGCAAAAATTGGTTTTCAGCAAGATGATATTATTATAGAGGTAAATCAAAATTTAATAAATAATTTAGATGACTTAAAACGAGCATTAGATAGTAAATCAAGTGTATTAGTTTTTAGAGTAAAGAGAGGGATTAATAATATTTACTTAGTAAGTGAATAG
- the dapD gene encoding 2,3,4,5-tetrahydropyridine-2,6-dicarboxylate N-succinyltransferase, with translation MKKFQKIIENAYEYKNEINCKNITTETYETIHYIIHLLNKGKIRISEKKDSKWITHQWLKKAILLYIYFTKNNVFLSENTNYFDKIPLKYKKYTEKKFQEEKVRIVPPATVRYGAFINHGSVIMPSYVNIGAYIDEGTMVDTWATVGSCAQIGKNVHLSGGVGIGGVLEPLQNNPTIIEDNCFIGARSEIVEGVIIEQGAVISMGVFIGKSTKIYNRETGEISYGKIPANSVVVSGSIPSKNKKYNLYAAIIVKKVDHKTISKVEINQLLRNLK, from the coding sequence ATGAAAAAATTTCAAAAAATAATTGAAAATGCTTACGAATATAAAAATGAAATAAATTGTAAAAATATCACAACAGAAACTTATGAAACAATACATTATATCATCCACTTGTTGAATAAAGGAAAAATACGCATTTCAGAAAAAAAAGATAGTAAATGGATTACTCATCAATGGTTAAAAAAAGCTATCTTATTATATATATATTTTACAAAAAATAATGTTTTTTTATCTGAAAATACTAATTATTTTGATAAAATTCCCCTTAAATACAAAAAATATACCGAAAAAAAATTTCAAGAAGAAAAAGTTCGTATAGTACCACCAGCGACTGTTAGATATGGCGCATTTATCAATCATGGAAGCGTAATTATGCCATCATATGTTAACATAGGCGCATATATAGATGAAGGAACTATGGTGGATACATGGGCAACCGTAGGATCATGTGCACAAATTGGGAAAAACGTACATTTATCTGGTGGAGTAGGTATCGGAGGAGTGTTAGAGCCTTTACAAAACAACCCTACCATTATCGAAGACAATTGTTTTATTGGCGCTCGTTCTGAAATTGTCGAAGGAGTAATTATAGAGCAAGGAGCTGTTATATCTATGGGAGTTTTTATTGGAAAAAGTACAAAAATTTATAACAGAGAAACAGGTGAAATCTCTTACGGAAAAATTCCTGCTAACTCTGTTGTAGTTTCAGGAAGTATACCATCAAAAAATAAAAAATATAATTTATACGCAGCGATTATTGTAAAAAAAGTTGATCATAAAACAATAAGCAAAGTAGAAATTAATCAACTATTACGCAATTTAAAGTAA
- a CDS encoding FAD:protein FMN transferase: MIKKTIELKGKTMGTYWQVKIPNMKIKNIKNLKKLIQKNLDLDEQDLSPWKKKSLVYKFNQLKTNTLLKINKKFLKIILTALNIHQKTDGKLDITIGNLINIWGFGTEKKPHNYPSMKIIKQNINLSGIEHLQIVNNSHGTYLKKNIDIKINLSTLGEGFAVDHLSCILKQTGIKNYTISIGGTVLVEMNNERKPKIIAIQKPTDKKQLIQLLIYLKNKSISTSGTYLNYYMIHEKNISHIIDPESGIPIKNNLVSVSVISSHALEADSWDTGLLLLGVKKAKKLSITENLAVCLITKKKDIFVTWISPQFKKFLFLK; the protein is encoded by the coding sequence ATGATAAAAAAAACAATAGAATTAAAAGGAAAAACAATGGGAACCTACTGGCAAGTAAAAATTCCCAATATGAAAATAAAAAACATAAAAAATCTAAAAAAATTAATACAAAAAAATTTAGATTTAGATGAACAAGACCTATCTCCTTGGAAAAAAAAATCTTTAGTTTATAAATTTAATCAATTAAAAACAAATACATTATTAAAAATTAATAAAAAATTTTTAAAAATTATTTTAACAGCGTTAAATATTCACCAAAAAACCGACGGAAAACTAGATATAACTATTGGTAATTTAATAAATATATGGGGATTTGGAACTGAAAAAAAACCTCATAATTATCCTTCAATGAAGATAATAAAACAAAACATAAATCTTTCAGGAATTGAGCATTTGCAAATTGTTAATAATTCACATGGCACATATTTAAAAAAAAATATAGATATAAAAATAAATCTTTCTACACTAGGTGAAGGATTTGCTGTAGATCATTTATCATGCATTCTGAAACAAACAGGAATTAAAAATTATACAATTTCAATAGGAGGCACAGTTTTAGTCGAAATGAATAACGAAAGAAAGCCAAAAATTATTGCAATTCAAAAACCTACTGATAAAAAACAACTCATTCAATTACTTATTTACCTAAAAAATAAATCTATTAGCACATCTGGAACTTATCTCAATTATTATATGATCCATGAAAAAAACATTTCACATATTATTGATCCTGAAAGTGGTATACCTATAAAAAATAATTTAGTATCTGTAAGTGTAATATCTTCTCATGCGTTAGAAGCAGATAGTTGGGATACTGGGTTGCTCTTATTGGGTGTTAAAAAGGCTAAAAAATTATCTATCACTGAAAATTTAGCTGTTTGTTTAATCACCAAAAAGAAAGATATTTTTGTCACATGGATTTCGCCTCAATTTAAAAAATTTTTATTTTTAAAATAA
- the rsmH gene encoding 16S rRNA (cytosine(1402)-N(4))-methyltransferase RsmH has product MNQNTKHIPVMKKELIDSLKIQKNGIYIDSTFGMGGHSTAILKKLGKNGKLYAIDQDVNSVLIGRKIQDKRFYIKHDSFSRILNYAKSEKIINKVDGILFDLGISSSQIEDYKRGFSFKKNGPLDMRMNQTCGIKASDWIVQASTKKIIFVLKKFGEERFAKKIAYAIKDYNRTKKITETLELVNIINKAIPKKNAFKHPARRTFQAIRIYINQELKAISNALEDSLKILKPGGRITVISFHSLEDRIIKKFMVKHSVKASVPYGMPITEKEIDKLKICKLKIIHRILPTYEEIQKNPKSRSSILRTAELKKYE; this is encoded by the coding sequence ATGAATCAAAATACAAAACATATTCCTGTAATGAAAAAAGAATTAATTGACTCATTAAAAATACAAAAAAACGGCATTTATATTGATAGTACATTTGGAATGGGTGGACATTCTACAGCAATTTTAAAAAAGCTAGGAAAAAATGGAAAATTATATGCTATTGATCAAGACGTAAACTCTGTATTAATAGGACGAAAAATTCAAGATAAACGATTTTATATAAAACATGATAGTTTTTCAAGAATTTTAAATTATGCTAAATCTGAAAAAATTATTAACAAAGTAGATGGAATATTATTTGATTTAGGAATATCTTCATCTCAAATAGAGGATTATAAAAGAGGATTTTCATTTAAAAAAAATGGACCTCTAGATATGCGAATGAATCAAACTTGTGGAATCAAAGCATCAGATTGGATTGTTCAAGCGAGCACTAAAAAAATTATTTTTGTTTTAAAAAAATTTGGAGAAGAACGCTTTGCGAAAAAAATTGCATATGCAATTAAAGACTATAATAGAACAAAAAAAATAACAGAAACTTTAGAATTAGTAAATATTATCAACAAAGCAATACCAAAAAAAAATGCTTTTAAACATCCAGCCAGACGTACTTTTCAAGCAATTAGAATTTATATTAATCAAGAGTTAAAAGCAATTAGTAATGCATTAGAAGATTCGTTAAAAATATTAAAACCAGGTGGACGTATTACAGTGATTAGTTTTCATTCGTTAGAGGATAGAATAATTAAAAAATTCATGGTGAAACATAGCGTAAAAGCATCAGTTCCATATGGTATGCCTATAACAGAAAAAGAAATAGATAAACTAAAAATTTGTAAATTAAAAATTATACATAGAATATTACCAACTTATGAAGAAATTCAAAAAAATCCTAAATCTCGCAGTTCTATATTACGTACAGCAGAATTAAAAAAATATGAATAA
- the frr gene encoding ribosome recycling factor, translated as MINQLYTKTNQTMEACINNFQIQVNNIRTGRASPELLNNIYVEYFGSKVSLRQISNIVVEDYHTLRINMFDNANTSLVHKAILSSNLDLNPVIHGKDIIVPIPGLTEERRQNLIKIIRVSAEKNRIHIRNIRRDANEKIKLYLKNKIIGEDQEYGVQNQIQKITDKYIKKIENILILKEKELMKF; from the coding sequence GTGATTAACCAGTTATATACCAAAACTAATCAAACAATGGAAGCCTGTATTAACAACTTTCAAATTCAAGTAAATAATATTAGAACTGGAAGAGCTTCACCAGAATTACTGAATAATATATATGTTGAGTATTTTGGTTCTAAAGTTTCACTACGTCAAATATCTAATATAGTTGTAGAAGATTATCATACTCTCAGGATTAATATGTTTGACAATGCTAATACATCTTTAGTTCATAAAGCTATTTTGAGTTCGAATCTTGATTTGAATCCAGTTATACATGGAAAAGATATTATTGTTCCAATACCAGGTTTAACAGAAGAAAGAAGACAAAATCTTATCAAGATTATTAGGGTAAGTGCGGAAAAAAATCGTATTCATATACGAAATATTCGAAGAGATGCTAACGAAAAAATTAAACTGTATTTAAAAAATAAAATTATTGGAGAAGATCAAGAATATGGTGTGCAAAATCAAATCCAAAAAATAACAGATAAGTATATTAAAAAAATTGAAAATATTTTAATTTTAAAAGAAAAAGAACTGATGAAATTTTAA
- the ftsL gene encoding cell division protein FtsL — MNKKQHYDLPIIIKNDLLLHGKIHLILLFAIILSANSIVIVVYKTRMLIAEEEKLRIERKKKNDEWRNLIIEKNTLSIPVIN, encoded by the coding sequence ATGAATAAAAAACAACATTACGATTTACCGATAATTATCAAAAATGACTTGCTTTTACATGGGAAAATACACTTAATTCTTTTGTTTGCAATAATATTATCCGCTAATTCTATTGTAATAGTAGTTTATAAAACTAGAATGTTAATTGCTGAAGAAGAAAAATTACGTATAGAGAGAAAAAAAAAAAATGATGAATGGAGAAATTTAATTATTGAAAAAAATACTCTATCTATACCTGTAATTAATTAA
- the tsf gene encoding translation elongation factor Ts: MTEITAELVKKLRLRTGAGFMECKRALIEENGDIELSIDNLRKSGKMQALKKLKNITNQGLILSNVHNNFGVMVELNCQTDFVAKDHLFISLGDEIIATALSKGIEKMDDINNYFEAKITELIVKFGENIKITRFITINGENIYSYVHSGRIGVLVSANNLNQDILKNIAMHIAASKPEYINPNEVSKSLFEREYNIQLQLVKNYKKSAHISKKIVDGRMNKFVNSISLIGQNFIIEPHKTVGQVLNENNGSIISFIRFEIGEEVNKNIN, translated from the coding sequence ATGACTGAAATTACTGCTGAGTTAGTTAAAAAGTTAAGATTACGTACAGGTGCGGGTTTTATGGAATGTAAGCGAGCATTAATAGAGGAGAATGGAGATATTGAGTTATCAATTGACAACTTAAGAAAGTCAGGAAAGATGCAAGCTTTAAAAAAGTTAAAAAATATTACAAATCAAGGTTTAATATTATCAAATGTGCACAATAATTTTGGAGTTATGGTTGAGTTAAATTGTCAAACTGATTTTGTAGCTAAAGATCATTTATTTATTTCATTAGGAGATGAAATAATCGCAACAGCATTATCTAAAGGAATAGAAAAAATGGATGATATTAATAATTATTTTGAAGCAAAAATCACTGAACTAATTGTGAAGTTTGGTGAAAATATCAAAATTACTCGATTTATAACGATCAATGGCGAAAATATATATTCTTATGTGCATTCAGGTCGTATTGGTGTTTTGGTAAGTGCAAATAATTTAAATCAAGATATATTGAAAAACATTGCAATGCATATTGCTGCAAGCAAACCTGAATATATTAATCCTAATGAAGTATCAAAATCTCTTTTTGAAAGAGAATATAATATTCAATTACAATTGGTAAAAAATTATAAAAAATCTGCTCATATATCGAAAAAAATAGTAGATGGTCGTATGAATAAATTTGTGAATAGTATATCACTAATTGGTCAAAATTTTATAATAGAACCACATAAAACAGTGGGTCAAGTGCTAAATGAAAACAATGGAAGTATTATATCGTTCATTAGGTTTGAAATTGGAGAAGAAGTTAATAAAAATATTAATTAA
- the pyrH gene encoding UMP kinase, whose translation MSTNTKFIYPRILLKISGEALQGANKFGIDINVLKKIAKEIKLVLNLGVQVGLVIGSGNLFRGATLSKMGINRIASDHIGILSTMINSLAMHDIMNEYSIRSYVLSAISMSGICENYTYQRAVKLLCNNYVVIFAAGIGNPLFTTDSAACLRGIETRSNIILKGTKVDGVYSKDPTKYDNAIFYKKLTYRDVLRKELKVMDLCAFSLARDHNLPIRVFNINKSNSLYRIVTGCDEGTIITT comes from the coding sequence ATGTCTACCAATACAAAATTTATATATCCCCGTATTTTATTAAAAATCAGTGGAGAAGCATTACAAGGAGCGAATAAATTTGGTATTGATATAAATGTTTTAAAAAAAATAGCTAAAGAAATAAAACTAGTACTAAATCTTGGTGTACAAGTGGGTTTGGTTATTGGTAGTGGAAATTTGTTTCGTGGAGCAACTTTATCTAAAATGGGCATCAATAGAATAGCATCTGATCATATTGGTATATTGTCAACAATGATTAATAGTTTAGCAATGCATGATATCATGAATGAATATTCTATTCGTTCTTACGTGTTGTCAGCTATATCGATGAGTGGTATATGCGAAAACTATACTTATCAACGAGCAGTTAAACTTTTATGTAATAATTACGTAGTAATTTTTGCTGCTGGAATAGGTAATCCATTATTTACAACTGATTCTGCCGCATGTTTACGTGGAATTGAAACGCGATCAAACATTATTTTGAAGGGAACGAAAGTTGATGGAGTTTATTCTAAAGATCCAACCAAGTATGATAATGCAATTTTTTATAAAAAATTAACATACAGAGATGTGTTAAGAAAGGAGTTGAAAGTTATGGATTTATGTGCTTTTTCTTTAGCAAGAGATCATAATTTACCAATTCGAGTTTTTAATATTAACAAATCTAACTCTTTATATCGTATTGTCACAGGATGCGACGAGGGGACTATTATTACAACGTAA
- the map gene encoding type I methionyl aminopeptidase translates to MNCMVKKESEIEKMRISGKLAAKVLEMIEKYVQPNISTEELNNICHSFIKKNNAIPACLGYHGFPKSVCISVNDVVCHGIPNKNKILKIGDIVNIDITVIKNNYYADTSKMFFVGNTSILSKYLCKVTQESLYASLNIIKTGIPIFKIGETIENYVESHGFSVVKEYCGHGIGSVFHEEPHILHYKNNNKTLLKNGMIFTIEPMVNAGKSEVKCMKDGWTVKTKDHSLSAQYEHTILVTNYGCDILTWQKKEKILPSLKN, encoded by the coding sequence ATGAATTGCATGGTAAAAAAAGAATCAGAAATAGAAAAAATGAGAATATCTGGGAAATTAGCTGCAAAAGTATTAGAAATGATTGAGAAATATGTACAACCCAATATTAGTACAGAAGAATTAAATAATATTTGCCATAGTTTTATTAAAAAAAATAACGCTATTCCAGCATGTTTAGGTTATCATGGATTTCCAAAATCTGTTTGTATTTCTGTTAATGACGTTGTATGTCATGGTATTCCAAATAAAAACAAAATTTTAAAAATAGGAGATATAGTTAATATTGATATTACCGTTATTAAAAATAATTATTACGCAGACACTTCAAAAATGTTTTTTGTAGGAAATACGAGCATTTTATCTAAATATTTATGTAAAGTGACACAAGAAAGTCTTTATGCCTCTTTAAATATAATAAAAACCGGAATACCAATATTTAAAATTGGAGAAACAATAGAAAATTATGTTGAAAGTCATGGTTTTTCAGTTGTAAAAGAATATTGTGGGCACGGTATCGGATCTGTATTTCATGAAGAGCCTCATATATTGCATTATAAAAATAACAATAAAACACTTCTGAAAAATGGAATGATTTTTACTATTGAACCCATGGTGAATGCAGGAAAATCAGAAGTAAAATGTATGAAAGATGGCTGGACTGTTAAAACAAAAGATCATTCATTATCTGCTCAATATGAACATACTATATTAGTGACAAATTACGGATGTGATATCTTAACATGGCAAAAAAAAGAAAAAATACTTCCTAGTTTAAAAAATTAA
- the ilvN gene encoding acetolactate synthase small subunit encodes MRRILSILLENESGALSRVIGLFAQRGYNIETVTVAPTEDSSLSKMTIQTMGNEKSIEQIEKQLHKLIDVLRVIKIEQTSHIEREIMLIKVQTNNCKNDIKHITEIFRGQIVDMTSTTYVLQLSGTTKKLDSFLKIIRNISEVIEMTRSGIVGISRG; translated from the coding sequence ATGCGAAGAATTTTATCTATTCTCTTAGAAAATGAATCAGGTGCATTGTCGCGTGTTATAGGTTTATTTGCACAAAGAGGCTACAATATAGAAACAGTTACAGTAGCTCCGACAGAAGATTCTTCTTTGTCAAAAATGACTATACAAACAATGGGCAACGAAAAATCTATTGAACAAATTGAAAAACAACTACACAAATTAATTGACGTTTTAAGAGTTATAAAAATTGAGCAAACATCTCATATAGAACGTGAAATTATGCTAATAAAAGTACAAACAAATAATTGTAAAAATGATATCAAACATATTACTGAGATTTTTAGAGGTCAAATTGTGGATATGACGTCAACCACATATGTACTACAACTCTCAGGAACAACAAAAAAATTAGATTCTTTTCTTAAAATCATTAGAAATATATCTGAAGTTATTGAAATGACTCGATCGGGAATAGTAGGTATTTCTCGAGGGTAA